In Xiphophorus maculatus strain JP 163 A chromosome 15, X_maculatus-5.0-male, whole genome shotgun sequence, the following are encoded in one genomic region:
- the LOC102236399 gene encoding adenylate cyclase type 8-like, producing MPAEVTMVTFADTRQVSPMELHEPPCLSATLSPGLRRKKMLWQNAVKHIITQQELSSQVGMEPARKIFVTDTYIDEINKQIRSKASRGVTKRRSSTFRVHSRTSTSTHGSIRVPTQHYTSDADFFVHWCNTVHSVYIPMLGHTFKSHDLEKLYQQYSSHQRRNSLAITNVIDAVTKLHMLVLYLALAPDAVTDRLRGYLTGIFMVLAIALCVLVLTCKDSMSPQWLHYAGFASWLSQTTQILGGLAYGLEKDPSWYILFTLFATYTLLPLPLLWAMCAGFLTPILHILMEIWFHYNDALLLNKVFAKGLLYMGMNTAGLFIHYLTDHAQRQVFLETRRCIEGRLKLEQENQRQERLVLSILPRFVALEMIADMSSLENELNPHEFYKIYIHQYKDVSILFADIKGFTQLSINLSAQEMVLTLNELFGRFDRLAEEHHCLRIKILGDCYYCVSGVPEPQLAHARYCVEMGLAMISTIRLVQKQLNIDLDMRIGIHSGSILCGVLGLQKWQFDVWSWDVSIANKLEAGGIPGRIHISRATLDCLGTTYKTEDGHGRDRNEFLRKHNIDTFFICPQEGRNQDGHPEPIKVQKRIRTWNPEIPFGHAIDMNCILASFTNGSLPSLWQCTSREINKRIKHAIEVRSSERMRKEHITALTLVFKDTHIENKFSQIRDEMFNSNMVCSFIVLLFLMAAQAVIPTPRLFPAVLQFFLFLLAYWLLLLVALAEEFKWTPVALQKFCCWIHENNSARNLLTLTAIITNFSLASTDLVWCVLTTSEEADIMEKKSPGSHSVSICVYPEIFVLSGVVAMVTCAVFLRLNSLLKLAVLLMVVMVYSYLIHLAFVTLTRSDAQHRSHYIRRKWISILLMAMFIVAVFYNGRQWEATARLDFLWRLQAQQEVEDMRELREHNECLLHNILPSHVAQHFLERSRHDEDLYSQSYDEVGVMFASVAGFNEYFEQKEVKHEGVDCLRLLNEIIAGFDELLEESYFHYVEKIKTIGSCYMAASGLAPNKQGSLNEWNHLSELVLFALAMQEILREINNHSAQSFELRVGIAHGPVIAGVIGASKPQYDIWGSTVNLASRMDSTGVSGRIQVPEATRKILAEWGFVLKLRGEIFIKGVSECQGKVRTYFISTMRSKRGRVGGEKCSGGRAGGRMTLAGVVHGLVQARHKEKMREANGNFGLTPCKLHC from the exons ATGCCAGCTGAGGTCACCATGGTGACCTTTGCTGACACCAGGCAGGTCTCTCCAATGGAGCTCCATGAACCTCCATGTCTGAGTGCCACGCTGTCTCCTGGGCTCAGGCGGAAAAAGATGCTGTGGCAGAAtgcagtgaaacacattattaCCCAACAAGAGCTCAGCTCTCAG GTGGGTATGGAACCAGCTCGCAAAATCTTTGTGACTGATACCTACATAGATGAGATCAACAAACAAATCCGCAGCAAGGCCTCCCGTGGAGTCACAAAACGCCGCTCCTCCACATTCAGAGTCCATAGTCGAACCTCCACCAGCACGCATGGCAGCATCAGGGTTCCAACGCAGCACTACACCAGCGACGCTGACTTCTTCGTGCACTGGTGTAACACTGTTCACAGCGTTTACATACCCATGCTGGGGCACACCTTCAAATCCCACGATCTGGAGAAACTCTACCAGCAATACTCCTCTCACCAGAGGAGGAACTCTCTAGCCATCACCAATGTAATCGATGCTGTGACGAAGCTCCACATGTTGGTTCTGTATCTGGCACTGGCCCCGGATGCTGTTACGGATCGTTTGCGTGGCTATTTGACTGGCATCTTCATGGTGCTAGCTATAGCTCTTTGCGTACTAGTATTAACCTGCAAAGACTCCATGTCCCCACAGTGGCTCCATTATGCTGGCTTTGCAAGTTGGCTGTCACAGACCACACAGATCCTAGGGGGCCTGGCTTATGGACTAGAAAAAGACCCATCTTGGTATATTTTGTTCACATTGTTTGCGACATACACACTGCTGCCATTACCTCTGCTGTGGGCAATGTGTGCTGGCTTCCTCACCCCAATACTGCACATTTTGATGGAGATATGGTTCCACTACAATGATGCTTTGCTTTTGAATAAG GTGTTTGCCAAAGGCCTGCTGTACATGGGCATGAACACAGCTGGCTTGTTCATCCACTATCTGACAGACCACGCCCAGCGACAGGTTTTTCTGGAGACGCGGCGCTGCATTGAGGGTCGCCTCAAACTTGAGCAAGAGAATCAAAGACAG GAGCGACTGGTCCTGTCAATCCTCCCTCGTTTTGTTGCTTTAGAAATGATCGCTGACATGAGCTCCCTGGAGAACGAACTCAACCCCCACGAGTTTTATAAGATCTACATCCACCAGTATAAAGATGTCAG CATCCTTTTTGCAGATATTAAGGGCTTCACCCAGTTGTCTATAAACCTGTCAGCCCAGGAAATGGTTCTAACCCTTAATGAGCTCTTTGGACGCTTTGACCGACTAGCTGAG GAGCATCACTGTTTGCGGATAAAGATACTGGGAGACTGTTACTATTGTGTTTCGGGGGTACCGGAGCCGCAGCTTGCTCATGCACGTTACTGCGTAGAAATGGGCCTGGCTATGATCAGCACAATACG ACTCGTCCAGAAGCAGCTGAACATTGACTTGGACATGAGGATCGGTATCCATTCCGGCTCCATCCTCTGTGGGGTGCTGGGCTTGCAGAAATGGCAGTTCGATGTCTGGTCCTGGGATGTGAGCATCGCCAACAAGCTGGAAGCAGGAGGAATACCTGG ACGTATCCACATCTCCAGGGCCACCCTGGATTGCCTGGGAACTACATACAAGACGGAGGACGGTCATGGCCGTGACAGGAATGAGTTTCTGCGAAAACACAACATCGACACCTTCTTTATTTGTCCTCAAGAAGGCAGGAATCAAGACGGCCATCCTGAGCCCATAAAAGTCCAGAAGAGAATTCGGACCTGGAACCCAGAGATCCCTTTTGGTCATGCTATCGATATGAACTGC ATTCTGGCCTCTTTCACCAACGGCTCTCTGCCCAGTTTATGGCAGTGCACCTCCAGAGAGATAAACAAACGGATCAAACACGCTATCGAGGTTCGAAGCAGTGAGCGCATGCGCAAGGAGCACATCACTGCTCTGACCCTGGTGTTCAAAGACACACACATAGAGAACAAG ttcTCCCAGATCAGAGATGAAATGTTTAACTCCAACATGGTCTGCTCCTTCATcgtgctcctcttcctcatggCTGCCCAGGCGGTCATCCCTACTCCCAG ACTGTTCCCCGCTGTCCTccagtttttcctctttcttcttgCCTACTGGCTACTGCTGCTGGTTGCCCTTGCCGAGGAGTTCAAGTGGACTCCAGTTGCTTTGCAGAAGTTCTGCTGCTGGATCCACGAAAACAACAGCGCCCGAAACCTCCTCACTCTCACAGCCATCATCACCAACTTTAGCTTGGCTTCGACTGACTTG GTGTGGTGTGTCCTAACAACCTCTGAAGAAGCTGACATAATGGAGAAGAAGAGCCCAGGCTCACATTCAGTCTCCATTTGCGTTTATCCTGAG ATCTTCGTGCTGAGTGGCGTGGTCGCCATGGTGACATGTGCCGTGTTCCTGCGCTTGAACTCCCTGCTGAAGCTGGCAGTGCTGctgatggtggtgatggtgtACTCCTACCTCATACACCTCGCCTTTGTCACACTCACACGTAGCGACGCCCAGCACAG GTCCCACTATATCAGGAGAAAATGGATTTCCATTCTTCTCATGGCAATGTTTATTGTAGCAGTCTTCTACAACGGGCGGCAG TGGGAGGCCACTGCCAGACTGGACTTCTTGTGGCGTCTGCAGGCTCAgcaggaggtggaggacatGAGGGAGCTGAGAGAACACAACGAGTGTTTGTTGCACAACATCCTGCCCTCGCATGTTGCACAGCATTTTCTGGAGCGCAGCAGACATGATGAG GACCTTTATTCCCAGTCCTATGATGAAGTGGGTGTTATGTTTGCTTCTGTTGCCGGGTTTAATGAGTACTTTGAGCAAAAGGAGGTCAAACATGAAGGAGTGGACTGTCTCCGACTGCTGAACGAGATTATAGCCGGTTTCGATGAG CTATTGGAGGAATCTTATTTCCACTACGTGGAGAAGATCAAGACAATTGGAAGCTGCTACATGGCAGCATCTGGTTTAGCTCCAAACAAACAG GGATCATTGAATGAGTGGAATCACTTGAGTGAGctggttttgtttgctttggcgATGCAGGAGATTTTAAGAGAGATAAACAACCACTCTGCCCAAAGTTTTGAGCTGCGTGTGG GTATTGCCCATGGACCGGTGATTGCAGGTGTGATCGGTGCCAGCAAACCCCAGTATGATATCTGGGGATCGACAGTGAACTTGGCCAGTCGCATGGACAGCACAGGTGTGAGCGGACGCATCCAGGTTCCTGAGGCCACCCGCAAGATCTTGGCAGAATGGGGATTCGTTCTTAAACTTCGAGGAGAGATATTTATTAAGGGG GTAAGTGAATGCCAGGGGAAAGTTCGTACATATTTCATAAGCACCATGCGCAGTAAGAGGGGCAGAGTTGGAGGAGAGAAGTGTTCAGGGGGCCGAGCGGGAGGTCGCATGACCCTGGCCGGAGTGGTGCACGGCCTCGTCCAGGCCAGGCACAAGGAGAAGATGAGAGAAGCCAATGGGAACTTTGGTTTAACCCCCTGCAAACTGCACTGCTGA